The genomic interval ctctgggtttggagactgatcatctgattacatataagagttttctccaaggcagaactatattaggtgttgacctgagaagtgaacaggttaagaatgctatatctgtcgagaagaatggtaatttgagaatagatatgacatttggtaaaccgaaagatgagaatagaatttgtctgatgtttggtgaaactaatgcgattttaaatataaatgaaaatagaacAGTGATAGTGCATACGCGAGTATAGACCATGAATTGTGAAGAAATAAATATTGCCTTGAAACATCATACGGGAAGATACGCCTCGTATTTGGGTTGTTTTGCcgcaaataatataaatgaagttattatgaggataaaagataagccggtaattttcatcattaatatattgaacGATCAAGATGAAAATATGGGTCATTGGATtagtatatatgtgaacaaatacatattaatatatttagatagtttcggggtggatttaaaacattatacaaatatatatgagaaaattatatacaagagAAATTTCATGTACGGTATTAATCAGAGGATTCAACATGAAAAATCATTGGTGTGCGGcttatatgctatatattttgtgtataagttaacaaattatagcgtcaagaaaattataccatatttgtttaaagattttggtagaaataaattaaagaatgaccaatttataatgaaatatgcatatgagcatttcaatataccctcatgttcaagtgtatttgctaataattcaacgtggaattatgaaaatctgtgtaaaatATTGGAATTATAATACGGTGGGGTAGAGGTGTTTAGAGGCGGGGCGAAAGGTTAGAGGCGGGGGCGATAGGTCATAACGCTGCTATAAATGCCCGTGCTGGGTCACTCTTTGCATCTACTGTCATTCAAGTTGGGTCAAGGATGAATCCAATTCAGTACTCCGTTGGAGGTGTCTGCGAGGAGGAGAGAAGACTGCATCCCTGTGTATGTCAGAATAATCCACCTGCGGTAAATGGTAAGTGATTTTTGTTCATTATCTTGTTCTAATATTGAAAAAAACTTTTTACACATAAATGATTTTAGAAGTGTAATGTATTAACCAATAAAACTTTTTAATGCAATTAAAGATATGCCTTATTCTTCTTCTAATcgagaattttttttctttgccagatGCGAATATAATGCggttgttggaacttattcgcgcAAATCAAATCCGACAGGAGAAAATGTTTTGTGAGTTAATGGGATTGTTAGGAGCGAGATCCACCCAGCCTCCTACCCATCCATATGGAGATGCTGTTGCTACCCCTCCTACCAACGAGATTTCTCCCCGACCTCATGTGGATGTTGAGACTGTGCCTCCTACTCAGGCGGTTGATGTTAACGCTTTTATCCAGGATATTGTAACTCCTACCCACGCCGAGATCGACCCTTCTCCCCAGTCTCATATGAGTGGAGAatgtgttagtagttgttattGCGATAAATGCGTATGGAGCGAGATGGAATATTTTATGACAAATTCCCAACCTACTTCATGTATGGATGAGGATTCCCCCATTTATTATCCACCAGCTTCCCCCCCAGAAGTTTATTGTATAACAGATGAGGAAGAAGATGACGACcctgaacaaaatgcacagaaattctacaagagaagaaaaattactctacgttgattttagtcaatgaattgtagcttttttcaatgaaattgtatttgtttgtattaccagaaatgtaatggctgtataataaataatgaaaaaaaaatattgtgtattagtgttatcctgaaatgtgtctttctgatgatgatgaaaatgttttccctatgatgtatatgtgtccccttattaacttgaatgaactgaaaggttcgacatgattcagcctgtgcgcgtgacgtcactactatgtccccttattaactaaaaggatcgacctgattcaacctgtgtgcgcggtcctttttagttcatttaacttaatgagaggaatactgacgtcactgacataggggtaagccgacaagatttagcttgtatgtgtggtcgtttttagttcatttaacttaatgagaggaatactgaccgccgagtaaacgcttttttagttcatttaacttaatgagaggaaacttttagttcattttaaaataataaggggaaacttttagttcatttgacttaatgagaggaaacttttagacctgtagtaagcatgcccccataggaggagtctattttgaatgcttacccccagaggggggattccaaaaactttgatccgaggagatggagtcttggtattatcgagaaattttggggtgggagtgaaagtgagaggggtaatccaaaaatttgatccaaggagatggagagcacaataaaatgaaattcaaaaaaaattcgacaaaaatcggaaaaaaattcgaggcgcgggggcgatccggaggacgctgcagaaggcgcagcagaaggcgcgaaggggcgcgggcggggcgcgcgggcgggcggggcgcgcgaagggcgcgcgggcgggcgggcgcgcgggcgggcgcgcggggcggcgggcgggctcgcgggcgggcgcgcgggcgcgcggcgcgacggcggggtcgcaaggcgggggtcgtgggggtgggggtattggttgggggggtcaagggtgaggtagtctcgagggcgaggtcatggtcattagcacataggtgtgaaaaggtgaccctccagctgctggtcctagaccggatacaccgcccagtggaaggcccaaaccggaagggacgccccagaggcaggcctaaaccggaagggacgccccagaggaaggccttttccggaagggacgccccagaggaaaaatcgactactagtgtcaggtaaagacccacaagatattgctaatgttttaacactggaactggagtcctgcagcaaatggttagtagacaacaaactatcattacacctagggaaaactgaagccattctctttggcacgaaacataaactgagaagggtaaataattttaatgttcaatgtaatggggagcccatcactttggtttcatcagtaaaatatttgggaatcccctttgacccatgcatgtcaggagaattgatagggaacagtgtagtaaagaaagcgaatgccagactgaagttcctgtatagacaagcacagtgtctacctactgaggctcgcaggaccctatgtctagcccttatacaatgccatatggattacgcttgctcttcttggtactctgccttgacaaaaaaactgaaagatagattgcaaatcacccagaacaaaatcgtaagattcatcctggggctgggaccaagagaacatgtaggccaggatgaattacagcagttggatatgctgaatgttgaagacagagtaaaacaactgaagctaaatcatgtttataaaattgctcacaaacaatgtccagaatatcttgctgtcaattttgtcaaggttgggaaccaaagcaatcatagtactagggggagagagcacaactttgtagtacccacagtcagtggccaggcttcaaacaccttttattgtacagcaataaaggattggaacagactgcccgcacatgtcaaagccagtcatagcatgaaccagttcaagaagagtgccaaaaggtgtctgatgaatgtagctacagaaagggaggggaatgattttctattttttagctaacatacgtgtaaattttaccttattcctagtaatgaccctcgtattgtagatagtcttaatgaccttggtgtagtagatagtctttttagtatgataataagatgttatcttcattgtagaataataagaaaatattataacctttatattataataataaggtaaaaggaccccaatggaaataagtcactctgtctgacttttttgggttatcccaggttctctacacatatgctgctatgtatgataattctatgtaactgtatttgtgtatacctgaataaacttacttacttacttacttattcatTCATTCAACCTGGATGAATGAAATAAATTAATGGAATTATTACATGGAAGATTTCTTCTGCCAGTATCGAAGAAGGTTAAATTCCTGTCTTCTTTTTAGTtggtttgttaggtttaaagcctatcgactacacaagggtcattaagattgTATGTCACTGGTTCAGCAACAGTGATGAGTACTCGAATCCCTAAAAGAGAAGTTAAAGTTATTTCTCAGAGTACATACACTAAgggatacatacctctcagtgaaTGCActtatattatatttttcataTATAAGCTTTCGTAATGGCATTtttatagaattttttttttactttattttcTCAGCAATCCGAGATTATTTTTTAAATAGTCTATGCTATTTCTCCGTTTTCTTTTATTGTGacataataaaaaattattttattcaaGGGGATTCTTAAACAAATATGATTACCTCCATAATTCCAggagttagtaagtaagtaagtaaatttattcaggtatacacaatacagttacatagaattatcatacatagcagcatatgtgtagagaacctaggataacccaaaaaagtcagacagagtgacttatttccattggggtccttttaccttattattataatataaaggttataatattttcttattattctataatgaagataacatcttattatcatactaaaaagactatctactacacgagggtcattaagactatctacaatacgagggtcattaagactatctactacccgagggtcattacgactatctacaatacgagggtcattactagggataaggtaaaatttacacgtattttagctaaaaaatagaaaatcattcccctccctttgttgcttcattcatcagacactttttggcagtcttcttgaactggttcaagctatgactggccttgacatttgtgggtagtctgttccattcctttattgctgtacaataaaaggtgtttgaagcctggccactgactgtgggtactacaaagttgtgctctctccccctagtactatgattgctttggttcccaaccttgacaaaattgacagcaagatattctggacactgttcgtgagcaattttataaacatgatttagcttcagttgttttactctgtcttcaacattcagcatatccaactgctgtaattcatcctggcctacatgttctcttggtcccagccccaggatgaatcttacgattttgttctgggtgatttgcagtctatctttcagtttttttgtcaaggcagagtaccaagaagagcaagcgtaatccatatggcattgtataagggctagacatagggtcctgcgagcctcagtaggtagacactgtgcttgtctatacaggaacttcagcctggcattcgctttctttactacactgttccctatcaattctcctgacatgcatgggtcaaaggggattcccagatatttaactgatgaaaccaaagtgatggactccccattacactgaacattaaaattatttacccttctcagtttatgtttcgttccaaagagaatggcttcagttttccctaggtgtaatgatagtttgttgtctactaaccatttgctgcaggactccagttccagtgttaaaacattagcaatatcttgtgggtctttacctgtcactaacagagcactgtcatctgcatacagtaggagtttgcacttgacactgataggcatatcattgacataacataagaatagtaagggacccagaatactaccttggggaactccacatgttatcggcaggggttctgattccgttttgttgattttgactatttgtctcctgttgctaaggtaggacttataccagtctacagaacctatacctatagcttgaagtttcttacataatatattgtggttgacagtatcgaaggccttttgcaggtctaaggttaccatacctacgaggttcccttttgacatttcagttctcaggtaatccatcagattaataagggaggtatcggttgagtaggatcttctaaagcccgattgatagctatggagaatgctgttgtcattaaggtacttaactacttgagaatacaccgccctctccagaattttagatattatactgagtatactaacaggtctatagttgcttacatcagacctattatttttcttgaagataggagtaactctggcctccttgaacccctccggtacggtattagtggtgtttgatagatttattatgtgagcaatagggattgacagttcaaaagcaccatcttttaggaacttagacgggatgttatcagggcctgtgctcttagttgggtttaacctgcttagttctttttgaatgaagtcatgagatacacttactagttgacaactgtttggggttacccctttattggtatagtatgtttgaaacttatcagagtctgtgttaaaggtatttgatgcagctggtagtttacttactagtgttgatgcaacagatgtgtagtaggaattaaagcaatttgccaccttagatgtttcgtggcatacctcattatcgatagtgagtactatgttagacctatctactggcttatggctataccccaactgttttagttgttgccagagctttctggggttatgcttatattcttcaatttttgagcaatagtgctttgcctttgctccttttataagcctctgtactctgttcaaCCCATGCGGGTTTaactagtaagtttattcaggtatacacaaatacagttacatagattatcatacatagcagcatttgTGTAGAGAACttgggataacccaagaaagtcacagTGACTTATACCAATTGAGGTCCTTTTAATAACTTATTATACTGTAAAagatataatatcttattattatactataaaggatatatactaggaataaggtaaaatgagtatAAAATGTGTgatagctaaaaaaataaaaagccattctcctccctttctgtcgctacattcattaggtacctttcagcTCTCTTCttaaactggttcatgctatgactggctttgacatgtgcaggcagtctgttccattcctttattgctgtacagtaaaaggttgtaataaagttggtagaattaccgacaatatgtaaagtaaaaggacacaagtgcaactaatgtgacattttattgtggcaacgtttcgctctccaggagctttgtcaagctgttacaaacagtacatggacagagagggtatatataggctcagagtgaggtgcaatacgtggtagtagtagtagtagtagtagtagtagtagtgatgtaagtagtagtaggagtggtagtagtagtagtagtaatacaatatgttagaacaattaacttgcacatgagtaaaaggatataaaagctattacttgggaagcataaaaataggttagtcaaatatttctattggaggctggatagagaaggcctgtttcaatgttcattctctgtaatgtgcttgtgtagtattaacaggagagactgtgtgatggcagggtctactgttttcaggaggattcttgctaggacttcagagatggtgaagctgcctttgttttgtttaattgtattagaaacagctattagtgaagattcaaggcacttcactaatagctgtttctaatgcaccaacaccacgacaccaacaccacgacaccaacaccacgacaccaacaccacgacaccaacaccacgacaccaacaccacgacaccaacaccaagacaccaacaccacgacaccaacaccacgacaccaacaccacgacaccaacaccacgacaccaacaccacgacaccaacaccacgacaccaacaccaagacaccaacaccaagacatcaacaccacgacaccaacaccacgacaccaacaccacgacaccaacaccacgacaccaacaccacgacaccaacaccaagacaccaacaccacgacaccaacaccacgacaccaacaccacgacaccaacaccacgacaccaacaccacgacaccaacaccaagacaccaacaccacgacaccaacaccacgacaccaacaccacgacaccaacaccacgacaccaacaccacgacaccaacaccacgacaccaacaccacgacatcaacaccacgacaccaacaccacgacatcaacaccacgacaccaacaccacgacaccaacaccacgacaccaacaccacgacaccaacaccacgacaccaacaccacgacaccaacaccacgacatcaacaccacgacaccaacaccacgacaccaacaccacgacaccaacaccacgacaccaacaccacgacaccaacaccacgacaccaacaccacgacaccaacaccacgacaccaacaccacgacatcaacaccacgacaccaacaccacgacaccaacaccacgacaccaacaccacgacaccaacaccacgacaccaacaccacgacaccaacaccacgacaccaacaccacgacaccaacaccacgacaccaacaccacgacaccaacaccacgacaccaacaccacgacaccaccaccatgacaccaacACCACGACACCAACACCACGACACCAACACCACGACACTA from Cherax quadricarinatus isolate ZL_2023a chromosome 3, ASM3850222v1, whole genome shotgun sequence carries:
- the LOC138853728 gene encoding uncharacterized protein: MNPIQYSVGGVCEEERRLHPCVCQNNPPAVNDANIMRLLELIRANQIRQEKMFCELMGLLGARSTQPPTHPYGDAVATPPTNEISPRPHVDVETVPPTQAVDVNAFIQDIVTPTHAEIDPSPQSHMSGECVSSCYCDKCVWSEMEYFMTNSQPTSCMDEDSPIYYPPASPPEVYCITDEEEDDDPEQNAQKFYKRRKITLR